A stretch of Methanobrevibacter sp. DNA encodes these proteins:
- the eif1A gene encoding translation initiation factor eIF-1A: protein MSKPQNNDQQEYRRVRTPRKGEIPGVVEQIMGHGKIKVRCADGNIRMTRIPGKMKKRIWIREGDVVLVKPWDFQSDQKADVIWRYTRTESNWLERKGYLTM, encoded by the coding sequence TTGAGTAAACCACAAAATAACGATCAACAAGAATATAGAAGAGTGCGCACTCCTAGAAAAGGTGAAATTCCAGGAGTCGTAGAACAGATTATGGGTCATGGAAAAATTAAAGTAAGATGTGCTGACGGCAATATCAGAATGACACGTATTCCTGGAAAAATGAAAAAGAGAATCTGGATACGTGAAGGTGATGTGGTTCTTGTAAAGCCATGGGATTTCCAATCAGACCAAAAGGCTGATGTGATTTGGAGATACACAAGAACTGAATCCAACTGGCTTGAAAGAAAAGGTTATTTAACTATGTAA